The Nitrospira sp. genome contains a region encoding:
- a CDS encoding sigma-54-dependent Fis family transcriptional regulator, with protein MSQAKLFVVDDDEAARTLLAEALVKEGYEVEAFSSGQAAVERGKQSRADVVLTDIRMEQGDGFLVLKEFKKFSPDTSIVLLTAFGSLEGAIEAIKQGAYDYLAKPFKRDEIRLVVQRSLEHCRLVRENARFREDARAREPWSQLVGSSPAMLEVYKLVARVSEGRSTVLIEGESGTGKELIARAVHLNSPRRDKPFIPVNCGALPDHLLESEMFGYEKGAFTGAVGAKAGLFEAADGGTLFLDEIGDLGQALQVKLLRVMQEHEVRRVGSTASVKVDVRIIAATNRDLATLVKEGKFRDDLYYRLNVVRIVLPSLAERREDITMLAHHFLQKYAKQSLHVRGFLPETMALLKRYHWPGNVRELENAVERAVSLSHGPLLLPEDLPESIRVEPDSGELLKGQPAEGDHDELLTLDEVEKRHLARVLKETRGNKVKAAKILGIDRRTLYRMAERFGLDFGDETEEK; from the coding sequence ATGAGTCAGGCGAAGTTATTCGTAGTGGATGACGACGAGGCCGCCAGAACCTTGTTGGCGGAAGCGCTGGTAAAGGAGGGTTATGAGGTGGAGGCCTTCTCCAGCGGCCAGGCTGCGGTGGAGCGCGGCAAACAATCGCGGGCCGATGTCGTCCTGACCGATATCCGGATGGAACAAGGCGATGGATTTCTCGTGCTGAAGGAGTTCAAGAAGTTCAGTCCGGACACCTCGATCGTGTTGCTGACCGCGTTCGGATCTCTGGAGGGCGCGATCGAAGCGATCAAGCAAGGGGCCTACGATTACCTGGCCAAGCCGTTCAAGAGGGACGAAATCCGTCTCGTCGTCCAGCGCAGTCTGGAGCATTGTCGCCTGGTGCGGGAAAACGCCCGCTTTCGCGAAGATGCGCGCGCCCGCGAACCCTGGTCACAGTTGGTGGGCAGCAGCCCGGCGATGCTGGAGGTGTATAAGCTGGTGGCCCGTGTGTCCGAGGGGCGCAGCACGGTGCTCATCGAAGGAGAAAGCGGAACAGGGAAAGAATTGATTGCGCGGGCTGTCCATTTGAACAGTCCGCGTCGCGACAAACCGTTCATTCCGGTCAATTGCGGCGCCTTACCCGATCATCTTCTGGAGTCGGAAATGTTCGGGTATGAGAAGGGCGCGTTTACGGGCGCCGTCGGAGCCAAAGCCGGGCTGTTCGAGGCCGCCGATGGCGGTACGCTGTTTCTCGATGAGATCGGCGATCTCGGCCAGGCGCTTCAAGTCAAGCTCCTGCGGGTGATGCAAGAGCACGAGGTGCGGCGTGTCGGCAGCACGGCATCGGTGAAAGTCGATGTGCGCATCATTGCCGCGACCAATCGGGACTTGGCTACGCTCGTGAAGGAAGGCAAGTTTCGCGACGACTTGTACTATCGTCTGAATGTGGTGCGGATTGTCCTGCCGTCTCTGGCTGAGCGGCGTGAGGACATCACGATGCTCGCGCATCACTTTCTGCAAAAATATGCCAAGCAGTCGTTGCATGTGAGAGGGTTTTTGCCGGAAACGATGGCGCTGTTGAAACGTTATCACTGGCCGGGGAATGTACGTGAACTGGAGAATGCGGTGGAACGGGCGGTCTCGCTCAGCCATGGCCCGCTGTTGCTTCCCGAAGATCTCCCCGAGTCGATCAGGGTTGAGCCGGATTCAGGTGAGCTGCTCAAGGGGCAACCGGCCGAGGGGGATCACGACGAGCTGTTGACCTTGGACGAGGTCGAGAAACGGCACCTGGCTCGGGTCCTCAAGGAGACGCGAGGAAACAAGGTCAAGGCGGCGAAGATCCTGGGGATCGATCGGCGGACGTTATATCGAATGGCGGAGCGATTCGGATTGGATTTCGGCGATGAGACCGAGGAAAAGTAG
- a CDS encoding Lrp/AsnC ligand binding domain-containing protein: MPDRAYVLINVHPGQTADVVKALGDIKEIKQIDPCWGKPDIFTIVEIPHQDALTQLVLAKIHAIPGVDQTDTHMVYRLQEGKPK, encoded by the coding sequence ATGCCGGACCGAGCCTATGTATTGATCAACGTACATCCCGGCCAAACCGCTGATGTCGTCAAAGCCCTTGGGGATATTAAGGAAATCAAACAAATCGACCCCTGTTGGGGAAAGCCCGACATCTTCACCATCGTTGAAATTCCCCACCAGGACGCACTGACCCAACTCGTGCTCGCGAAAATTCACGCCATCCCCGGTGTCGATCAGACGGATACGCACATGGTCTATCGCCTTCAGGAGGGCAAACCGAAATGA
- a CDS encoding DUF4340 domain-containing protein, which produces MARYWPTLILAVLLAGLGLYLYFIELPEQRTEVATATQTKQILPFAEAQISALTVRSQSGEVVLSQTLGQPWTITAPIQTDADQRQVQALVRALVMGKVSRLVETHPVSLTPFGLDHPSTVITLTAGDKQETLSIGDAGPLSSTLYVLRASDEAVLLTDLAPKDFLNKSLLSFRRKELLQFNQQEAERLRLTYPSTEIVLYAVDEKPKKKWKLRYPIEAEGDRIEVQALLFRLEDLKALAIVDQGPEREKLAPSLTKPKVKVTLQAGGVEHVVRLFQPDPTSGEAYAQTSAEGPIYKISPSAIKDLTKDLFALQDKRLLGVDIGDIAMLSIKTREEQYVLIHDRNEWVLEDQPTEKLRQDVADLVVSRIVNLPAEERVLKQAGPLAPYGLVAPVAEFIATGKDGRVAGRLAMGNQVGGLVYAIGHRIPGIFQVRPDLLKQIPSRLALLGQSPGSPP; this is translated from the coding sequence ATGGCGCGCTACTGGCCCACGCTCATACTGGCCGTCCTCTTAGCGGGGCTTGGGCTCTACCTGTATTTCATTGAACTCCCTGAGCAACGGACCGAAGTCGCGACGGCCACCCAGACCAAACAAATTCTGCCGTTCGCCGAAGCTCAGATCTCCGCGCTGACAGTCCGCAGTCAATCCGGTGAGGTGGTGCTGAGCCAAACTCTCGGCCAGCCCTGGACAATCACCGCCCCCATTCAAACCGACGCCGACCAGCGACAGGTGCAGGCTTTGGTCCGCGCCCTGGTCATGGGAAAGGTCTCGCGCCTTGTCGAAACCCATCCGGTTTCATTGACGCCGTTCGGCCTCGACCACCCATCCACAGTCATCACGCTGACTGCTGGAGACAAACAGGAAACGCTCTCCATTGGAGACGCAGGCCCCCTCTCCTCCACCCTCTACGTGCTGAGGGCATCCGACGAGGCCGTACTCCTGACGGATCTGGCGCCGAAAGATTTTCTCAACAAAAGCCTCCTCTCCTTCCGCCGCAAGGAACTCCTGCAGTTCAACCAGCAGGAGGCGGAGCGGCTTCGCCTGACGTATCCCTCCACGGAAATCGTGCTTTACGCAGTCGATGAGAAACCAAAAAAGAAATGGAAACTTCGCTATCCGATCGAGGCAGAAGGGGACCGAATCGAGGTGCAGGCGCTGCTCTTCAGGCTGGAAGACCTTAAAGCGTTGGCCATCGTGGACCAGGGACCTGAACGCGAAAAGCTCGCGCCATCACTCACCAAGCCCAAAGTGAAGGTCACGCTGCAAGCTGGCGGCGTCGAGCACGTGGTACGTCTGTTTCAGCCGGATCCGACCAGCGGGGAAGCCTACGCCCAAACCAGCGCAGAAGGGCCGATTTACAAAATCAGCCCCTCGGCGATTAAAGATCTGACCAAAGACCTCTTCGCACTCCAGGATAAGCGACTGCTCGGCGTCGATATCGGGGACATCGCCATGCTTTCGATCAAAACGCGCGAGGAGCAATACGTGCTCATTCATGATCGGAACGAATGGGTGCTCGAGGATCAGCCGACTGAAAAACTTCGCCAGGACGTCGCAGACCTGGTTGTGAGCCGTATCGTTAATCTGCCGGCGGAAGAACGAGTGCTGAAGCAGGCTGGTCCGCTGGCCCCCTATGGCCTTGTCGCCCCCGTGGCTGAATTCATCGCTACCGGGAAGGACGGGCGAGTCGCCGGACGCCTCGCGATGGGCAATCAGGTCGGCGGACTCGTCTATGCCATCGGCCATCGAATTCCTGGGATATTCCAGGTACGGCCCGATCTGTTGAAACAAATCCCCTCCCGACTCGCACTCCTGGGCCAGAGTCCGGGATCTCCCCCCTAA
- the queC gene encoding 7-cyano-7-deazaguanine synthase QueC: MSHVDSKAVILLSGGLDSTVTAAIAKQDGYRLYCLTISYGQRHHVEVERARAVAQALSAAAHVVVDVDLRAFGGSALTDDVTVPKDRSQEDRAGGIPVTYVPARNTIFLSLALAYAETLEAQRIYFGANVLDYSGYPDCRPDFIRAFEVVARLGTKMGIEGRAVEVCAPLLMLSKAEIVQRGQELRAPLELTHSCYDPGAGGVACGRCDSCRIRREGFRLAGVVDPVSYAIL, from the coding sequence ATGAGTCACGTCGATTCGAAGGCGGTGATCCTGCTCAGTGGTGGGTTGGATTCTACCGTCACGGCTGCCATTGCCAAGCAGGATGGCTACCGGCTGTATTGTCTGACTATCTCCTACGGCCAGCGCCACCATGTTGAAGTCGAGCGGGCGAGGGCCGTTGCCCAGGCCTTGAGTGCCGCCGCTCATGTGGTGGTGGACGTGGATCTGCGGGCGTTCGGAGGGTCCGCTCTCACCGACGATGTGACGGTGCCCAAGGACCGCAGCCAAGAGGACCGGGCGGGTGGAATTCCCGTCACCTACGTACCGGCTCGCAACACGATTTTCTTGTCCTTGGCCCTGGCATACGCCGAAACGCTTGAGGCGCAGAGAATTTATTTCGGTGCCAATGTGCTGGATTATTCCGGTTATCCGGACTGCCGACCGGATTTTATCCGCGCCTTTGAAGTCGTCGCCAGGCTTGGCACTAAGATGGGCATTGAGGGGCGGGCTGTCGAGGTGTGTGCGCCTCTGCTGATGCTGTCAAAAGCCGAAATCGTGCAACGTGGACAGGAGCTGCGGGCTCCCTTGGAACTGACGCATAGTTGCTATGACCCCGGCGCTGGTGGCGTGGCCTGCGGCCGGTGCGACAGTTGCCGGATTCGGCGTGAAGGCTTCCGCTTGGCCGGAGTTGTGGATCCGGTCTCCTATGCGATACTCTAA
- the malQ gene encoding 4-alpha-glucanotransferase has product MYDGTEQDLLRLLASRAGILPDYHDIAGTLHVTSDETRRAILSAMGFQVGSGAVLSQELTAFDEAPWQQSCDPILILQQGYGPTQWTFRPALEEGEEQHVAVAWTLTDEKGTIVHRGETGPGLNPCEVRSLAGRRMVRVDLPLVQNLELGYYDLSVSTMGSKVVTRGTLRVVVAPPHCFVPEELARGGKVWGLAVQLYSLRSQTNWGVGDFTDLSRLVEWAGKELGAGIIGLNPLHALKNSRPHHLSPYSPTSRLFLNELYIDLDRLPEYHASPDAQRLRNSAEFQRELEQARAADLVDSESVNKAKRTMLDLAYRQFLKDNYTGTEPSLEPTTARGWLLHRFIRDEGESLERFAVFQVLEEERRLIEQSLKLWPEWPDQYRTPDSPALREFSKRHRKRVRFFQYMQWVAADQLRTAKTRAAQAHMTVGLYPDLALGSDRNGAEAWMLQEVLALGADCGAPPDAFAPQGQNWGFAPFHPLRLKSTGYRSFIELLRKTLRQGGAIRIDHVMTLFRLFWVPRGMSAEAGAYVQYPAEDLLRILALESLRAQTLVIGEDLGTVPDYVREQLARYKILSYRVFYFERNWDGACKSPSAYPEQSLAVVTTHDLPTLTGYWTGEDIRLRAKLGMYASDQAVQQAFEERTRDRGHILGALSGAGLLPSGVSDQPDSVPVMTPALCRAIHVYLATSPAWVVMANLDDVIGEVTQMNLPGTVDAYPNWSRKLSLSLEELQRDERVQALAAAICALRPPAATA; this is encoded by the coding sequence ATGTATGACGGCACCGAGCAAGATCTGCTTCGCCTCCTCGCCTCACGGGCCGGTATTTTACCCGACTATCACGACATCGCCGGTACTCTCCATGTGACCAGTGACGAGACGCGTCGAGCCATTCTGTCCGCCATGGGTTTTCAGGTCGGATCGGGTGCGGTCCTGTCTCAGGAGCTGACCGCCTTCGACGAGGCGCCCTGGCAGCAATCCTGTGATCCGATTCTCATTCTCCAACAAGGGTATGGCCCCACGCAGTGGACGTTTCGCCCTGCGCTGGAGGAAGGGGAGGAGCAACACGTTGCGGTAGCCTGGACTCTCACGGATGAAAAAGGGACCATCGTTCATCGTGGCGAAACCGGCCCCGGCCTGAATCCATGCGAGGTCCGTTCGCTGGCCGGGCGGCGGATGGTGCGCGTTGACCTGCCGCTGGTTCAGAACCTGGAACTTGGCTATTACGATTTGTCGGTCAGCACCATGGGCAGCAAGGTGGTGACCAGGGGTACGCTCCGCGTGGTCGTGGCCCCGCCGCATTGTTTTGTGCCGGAGGAGCTGGCTCGGGGTGGAAAGGTGTGGGGCTTGGCAGTGCAGCTCTATTCGCTACGGTCGCAGACCAATTGGGGCGTGGGCGATTTTACGGATTTGTCCCGGTTGGTCGAATGGGCAGGCAAGGAGCTGGGAGCCGGCATCATCGGGCTGAATCCATTGCATGCGCTGAAAAATTCGCGTCCCCACCATCTCAGCCCTTATTCCCCGACCAGCCGCCTGTTTTTGAACGAGCTGTATATCGACCTCGATCGGCTCCCGGAGTATCACGCGTCGCCGGATGCGCAACGGCTGCGGAACAGCGCAGAGTTTCAAAGGGAACTGGAGCAGGCGCGCGCGGCCGACCTGGTGGATTCAGAATCTGTGAACAAGGCGAAGCGCACGATGCTGGACCTCGCCTACCGACAGTTTCTGAAGGATAACTATACGGGAACCGAACCGTCGCTGGAGCCGACCACTGCGCGTGGGTGGCTGTTGCACCGGTTTATTCGAGATGAAGGAGAATCGCTGGAGCGATTTGCGGTATTCCAGGTGCTGGAAGAGGAACGACGCCTGATCGAGCAGTCGCTCAAGCTGTGGCCTGAGTGGCCAGACCAGTACCGGACTCCCGATTCGCCGGCGCTGCGTGAATTTTCCAAACGGCATCGCAAGCGGGTCCGGTTTTTCCAGTATATGCAGTGGGTGGCGGCGGATCAGTTGCGAACGGCCAAAACCCGGGCGGCACAGGCGCACATGACGGTTGGCTTGTATCCTGATCTCGCACTGGGCAGCGACCGAAATGGCGCGGAGGCGTGGATGCTGCAGGAGGTGCTCGCGCTCGGCGCGGACTGCGGCGCGCCCCCGGATGCATTTGCGCCGCAAGGGCAGAATTGGGGGTTCGCTCCGTTTCATCCGTTGCGCCTCAAGTCCACAGGCTATCGCTCGTTCATCGAGTTGCTCAGGAAAACGCTCCGGCAGGGCGGGGCGATCCGCATCGACCATGTGATGACGCTGTTCCGGCTGTTCTGGGTGCCGCGCGGGATGAGTGCAGAGGCGGGCGCCTATGTGCAGTATCCGGCGGAGGACCTGCTGCGGATTCTCGCGCTGGAAAGCCTGCGCGCGCAGACTCTGGTGATCGGAGAGGATCTGGGGACGGTGCCGGACTATGTGCGGGAACAGCTGGCGCGGTATAAGATTCTCTCCTATCGAGTCTTTTATTTCGAACGGAACTGGGATGGGGCCTGCAAGTCTCCGTCGGCCTATCCCGAGCAGTCGCTCGCGGTCGTCACGACACACGACCTTCCGACGCTGACCGGTTATTGGACGGGAGAAGATATCCGATTACGGGCTAAGCTCGGCATGTATGCGAGCGACCAGGCCGTACAGCAAGCCTTCGAGGAGCGCACGCGTGACCGGGGACATATCCTTGGGGCCTTGAGCGGGGCGGGGTTGCTGCCCTCCGGGGTGAGCGATCAGCCTGATTCTGTTCCGGTGATGACGCCCGCTCTGTGCCGCGCGATTCATGTCTACCTGGCGACGTCGCCGGCCTGGGTTGTCATGGCCAACCTTGACGATGTGATCGGTGAAGTGACACAAATGAATCTCCCTGGCACCGTGGACGCCTATCCGAACTGGTCGCGCAAACTGTCGCTGTCTCTGGAGGAGCTCCAACGGGATGAACGCGTACAAGCACTCGCCGCAGCCATATGTGCTCTCCGCCCTCCGGCTGCAACCGCCTGA
- a CDS encoding sigma-70 family RNA polymerase sigma factor — translation MARRAAVRQDSAVNSPVSARRPRVARGEEDEDAESGSHAEAEESGADNRPAESGRAEGLDTIKSYLREVRKSTLLNFKQEQALGKRVMAGDEAARQEMIEANLRLVISIGKRYMNRGFPFADIVEEGNLGLIKAVEKFNYKRGFRFSTYASWWIRQFIERAIINQGKLVRLPVHVVERLNRYLGKVEQLVHELGREPRADEVAAKLKTSVAEVDDLKQLVRTTCSLDSPISDRQDTFLRDVIEDPLCLTPAETTEGVMRRAELMAWVKELPEKERTVILARFGLDGAESRTLEEIGQEMGLTRERVRQIETAALARLRGIIERKTMKRADLL, via the coding sequence ATGGCTCGACGTGCAGCAGTGCGACAGGACAGCGCAGTGAATTCACCCGTCTCGGCTCGCCGCCCGCGCGTGGCGCGCGGGGAAGAGGACGAAGATGCGGAGTCGGGGAGCCACGCCGAGGCCGAAGAGTCCGGAGCGGACAATCGTCCGGCGGAATCCGGGCGGGCCGAGGGCCTCGACACGATCAAGAGTTATCTTCGAGAGGTGCGCAAATCGACACTGCTGAATTTCAAGCAGGAACAGGCATTGGGCAAGCGGGTCATGGCGGGCGACGAAGCGGCGCGCCAGGAAATGATCGAGGCGAATCTCCGCCTGGTGATCAGTATCGGCAAGCGGTACATGAACCGGGGGTTTCCCTTTGCGGATATCGTCGAAGAGGGCAACCTTGGCCTGATCAAAGCGGTAGAGAAGTTCAATTACAAGCGGGGGTTCCGCTTCAGTACCTACGCCTCCTGGTGGATTCGCCAGTTTATCGAACGGGCCATTATCAATCAGGGGAAGCTCGTCCGGTTGCCGGTCCATGTCGTCGAACGGTTGAACCGGTATCTGGGTAAAGTTGAACAACTGGTCCATGAGCTGGGCCGGGAACCAAGGGCCGACGAAGTCGCTGCCAAGCTGAAAACCAGTGTTGCGGAAGTCGATGATCTGAAGCAGCTGGTCCGCACCACCTGCTCCCTGGACAGCCCGATCAGCGACCGGCAGGATACGTTTCTGCGCGATGTGATCGAAGATCCGCTCTGCCTGACGCCGGCGGAGACGACCGAAGGCGTGATGCGGCGGGCTGAACTCATGGCCTGGGTGAAAGAGCTGCCTGAAAAGGAACGCACCGTGATTCTGGCGCGATTTGGGCTTGACGGGGCCGAGTCGCGGACGTTAGAAGAGATCGGCCAAGAGATGGGGCTGACCCGTGAGCGGGTCCGCCAGATTGAAACGGCTGCACTGGCCAGGCTCCGCGGCATCATTGAACGGAAAACCATGAAGCGGGCGGATCTCTTATGA
- a CDS encoding TraR/DksA C4-type zinc finger protein, which produces MTEKDEDSVAARVVAALTLKETPKEREERQRRREVLQRMLLSKRQEIMREIEGNLGQSLTEDQQRRLESARDVGDQALMDLDRELGISLMEMRNRKRQAIDEALTRLSEGTYGICAECGIEVSEKRLEAVPFAKLCVQCQSRQELLEKIEKEEDRD; this is translated from the coding sequence ATGACTGAAAAAGACGAAGACAGTGTTGCCGCGCGTGTTGTGGCAGCGCTTACACTGAAAGAAACACCCAAGGAACGAGAAGAGCGTCAGCGCCGGCGTGAAGTCCTGCAGCGAATGCTCCTGAGCAAACGCCAAGAAATCATGCGCGAGATCGAGGGGAACCTCGGCCAGTCGTTGACCGAAGATCAGCAGCGCCGCTTGGAGTCCGCCAGGGATGTGGGGGATCAAGCCCTCATGGATCTGGATCGCGAACTCGGCATTTCGCTGATGGAGATGCGGAACCGGAAGCGCCAGGCCATCGATGAGGCGTTGACCAGACTCAGCGAGGGCACCTACGGGATTTGCGCGGAATGCGGCATCGAGGTCAGTGAAAAGCGGTTGGAGGCGGTGCCGTTCGCCAAGCTCTGCGTCCAATGCCAGTCTCGACAGGAATTGCTCGAGAAAATCGAGAAGGAAGAGGATCGCGACTAG
- a CDS encoding GldG family protein produces MEMTRRPLPIGAIGTGLAIAGVIAYTLVPDKLWLVTVLEGLALVSLIWAFAIHYDRLKTFSSQRSTRMGANSVLMVALFLGILAIVNFLAARHSIRWDFSENQNYTLAPETYRVLRNLTRDISITVFTREKDPGYQAYKERFDSYRQASSKLTVQFIDPERQPKVAQNYGITRTDIAIFESGPQSVRITSPAEVEITGALVRVSKDTKKRVVFLEGHGERSLEDSDRGGLALTKEVLQKQGYDIGTITLLQESAVPENTDVLIIAGPRRAVTKEEKERIQAYVAKGGHLLVMVDPDTQSNMDDLLKTWGLELGPGVLVDLQDRLAQGDLTALLVRTFTDHEITHELTAAVLFPLARHLTFQEEIGKEWDYVPLARTSPRSWAETDIKGRVVSYTEKEDVQGPLALAAALTPKQAPEEGKPRPAVVVVGNSAFASNGFINFVGNSDFFQRTVGWLSEERDLISLTPKDPAVRPFTPNPLQERILLYVQVILLPAMTVLCGLLVWRKRRRL; encoded by the coding sequence ATGGAAATGACGCGACGCCCCCTTCCTATCGGTGCCATTGGAACCGGGCTGGCGATTGCCGGGGTGATCGCCTATACCCTCGTGCCCGACAAGCTGTGGCTCGTGACAGTCCTGGAAGGGCTGGCCCTCGTCTCCTTGATTTGGGCATTTGCCATTCATTATGACCGCCTCAAGACCTTTTCCTCCCAACGATCGACCCGCATGGGTGCCAACAGCGTGCTGATGGTGGCGCTGTTTCTGGGGATCCTCGCCATCGTGAACTTCCTGGCGGCTCGGCATTCGATCCGCTGGGACTTCTCCGAGAATCAGAACTACACGCTTGCGCCGGAAACGTACCGCGTCCTTCGCAACCTCACCAGAGATATCAGTATCACGGTGTTCACGCGGGAAAAGGACCCCGGCTACCAGGCCTATAAAGAACGCTTCGACAGTTATCGGCAGGCCAGCTCCAAGCTGACCGTCCAATTCATCGACCCCGAGCGTCAGCCGAAAGTCGCACAAAACTATGGCATTACCCGAACCGATATCGCCATTTTTGAAAGCGGCCCACAATCGGTTCGCATTACGTCCCCCGCCGAAGTAGAAATTACCGGTGCGCTCGTCCGCGTGTCCAAAGACACCAAAAAGCGGGTGGTGTTCCTGGAAGGGCACGGTGAGCGGAGCCTGGAGGATAGCGATCGCGGCGGACTTGCCTTAACGAAAGAAGTGCTGCAGAAGCAAGGATATGACATCGGCACCATCACCTTGCTGCAGGAATCTGCGGTGCCTGAGAACACTGATGTCCTCATCATTGCCGGCCCGCGGCGAGCGGTCACCAAAGAAGAGAAGGAGCGCATCCAGGCCTACGTCGCCAAGGGGGGACACCTCCTGGTCATGGTCGATCCCGACACCCAGTCGAACATGGACGACCTGCTCAAAACCTGGGGCCTCGAGTTGGGGCCGGGAGTCTTGGTCGATCTACAGGACCGACTGGCGCAGGGAGACCTGACCGCCCTTCTGGTTCGCACCTTCACCGACCATGAAATTACCCATGAGCTGACGGCGGCCGTGCTGTTTCCCCTGGCTCGCCATCTTACGTTCCAGGAGGAAATAGGCAAAGAGTGGGACTATGTTCCTCTCGCGCGCACCTCGCCGCGCAGTTGGGCCGAAACCGACATAAAAGGGCGCGTCGTCAGCTATACCGAAAAGGAAGATGTCCAGGGCCCCCTCGCCCTGGCTGCAGCCTTGACGCCCAAGCAAGCGCCCGAAGAAGGCAAACCGCGCCCCGCCGTAGTCGTCGTCGGCAACTCCGCATTTGCCAGTAACGGCTTTATCAACTTCGTCGGCAACAGCGACTTCTTTCAACGCACCGTGGGTTGGCTCTCGGAAGAACGTGATCTCATTTCCCTCACCCCCAAAGACCCTGCCGTGCGCCCTTTTACCCCCAATCCGCTCCAGGAACGCATTCTGCTGTATGTCCAGGTGATCCTGCTCCCGGCAATGACCGTGCTGTGCGGCCTCCTGGTCTGGCGGAAGCGGCGTCGTTTGTAA
- a CDS encoding adenine phosphoribosyltransferase, which produces MNYKALIREVPDFPKPGILFYDITTLLKNAQAFRSIADELAARYEGQRIAKIIGIESRGFIMGGTLAARLGAGFVPVRKPGKLPADIYEVEYNLEYGSSVLAIHRDAVSPGERVLIVDDLLATGGTAAATIDLVRQLGGEIAGLDFLIELKGLNGRDRLAGYDVHSMIIYP; this is translated from the coding sequence ATGAATTACAAAGCCCTCATTCGAGAAGTTCCAGACTTCCCTAAGCCCGGTATCCTCTTCTACGACATTACGACCCTTCTCAAGAATGCGCAGGCCTTCCGCTCCATCGCGGATGAGCTTGCCGCTCGTTACGAAGGACAGCGTATCGCAAAGATCATCGGGATCGAATCGCGCGGCTTCATCATGGGCGGCACGTTGGCGGCCCGTCTTGGCGCCGGCTTCGTTCCGGTGCGCAAGCCGGGGAAGCTGCCCGCCGATATTTATGAAGTCGAATACAACCTGGAGTATGGATCCAGCGTGTTGGCGATTCATCGGGATGCTGTGTCACCCGGGGAGCGAGTATTGATTGTGGACGACCTGCTGGCCACAGGCGGTACTGCAGCGGCCACGATCGACTTGGTGCGGCAACTCGGCGGGGAGATTGCGGGGCTGGACTTTCTGATCGAGCTGAAAGGCCTCAACGGACGTGACCGGCTGGCGGGTTACGACGTGCATTCGATGATCATATATCCGTAA
- a CDS encoding response regulator, which yields MAPGHTQPSTILIVDDDPSALLVSTKPLRDAGYTVFQAPGSAEALRLCAEHPDPIHLVIADVFLPPPGFQLSVDKNPYPRVNGLDMVERLLQDKREIRVLLMSGSPGSELQDRGLVRAGLPFLKKPFTSETLLSVVRQVLAGPPAAPDQKNATRPVHGDVEWID from the coding sequence ATGGCCCCCGGTCACACACAGCCCTCGACGATCTTAATAGTCGACGACGACCCTAGCGCCCTTCTTGTCAGTACCAAACCGTTGCGGGACGCCGGCTACACGGTGTTTCAGGCACCGGGCAGTGCCGAAGCGCTCAGGCTCTGTGCCGAACACCCCGACCCGATCCACCTCGTGATCGCCGATGTCTTTCTGCCCCCACCGGGCTTTCAACTTTCCGTCGACAAGAACCCCTATCCCCGCGTGAACGGTCTCGACATGGTTGAGCGGCTCCTGCAGGACAAGCGCGAGATCCGCGTCCTGCTCATGTCCGGCAGCCCGGGCTCTGAGTTACAAGATCGCGGCCTCGTACGAGCGGGATTACCATTTCTCAAAAAGCCTTTTACAAGCGAAACGCTGTTATCGGTGGTCCGACAGGTCTTGGCCGGTCCTCCCGCCGCTCCCGATCAGAAAAATGCGACGCGGCCCGTCCACGGCGATGTCGAGTGGATTGACTAA
- a CDS encoding cytochrome c — protein MKVWVMGVGFAVMVAALAACESNATNQDAAKPAGGATPAEVQVGEAKFTATCAACHGVRGVGTKQGPPLVHKIYEPNHHADMAFQRAAENGVRAHHWEFGNMPKIEGVTSGDVEHIIRYVRWLQREAGIY, from the coding sequence ATGAAGGTCTGGGTGATGGGAGTCGGGTTTGCGGTGATGGTCGCAGCCCTGGCGGCTTGTGAGTCCAATGCAACCAACCAAGACGCGGCAAAGCCGGCCGGAGGGGCGACACCGGCAGAGGTACAGGTCGGTGAGGCGAAATTCACTGCCACTTGTGCCGCCTGTCATGGTGTGCGTGGTGTCGGGACCAAGCAAGGTCCGCCGCTGGTGCATAAGATTTATGAACCGAATCATCACGCCGACATGGCGTTTCAGCGGGCCGCGGAAAACGGTGTCCGCGCTCACCACTGGGAGTTCGGCAACATGCCGAAGATCGAAGGCGTGACGTCCGGAGACGTGGAGCATATCATTCGATATGTGCGATGGTTGCAGCGGGAGGCCGGGATTTATTAA